One genomic segment of Balneolaceae bacterium includes these proteins:
- a CDS encoding ribulokinase, with product MSSAKTKYVIGVDFGTDSVRSVLISTGGKYIGDAVHYYSRWKEGLYCDASANQFRQHPLDYLEGLTETITQVLDKAGDEIRKNVIAISADTTGSTPVAVNKQGTPLALTEGFEENPNAMFILWKDHTAIKEAEEINELAANWEIDYTKYVGGVYSSEWFWAKILHTLRVDEKVRQSAWSWVEHCDWIPFELTGGDDITNMRRSRCAAGHKAMWHEEFNGLPGQDFLSELDPLLDGIRSRMFKDTYTADQPVGTLSKEWAKKLRLSEQVVVGVGAFDAHMGAVGGEIEPYYLSKVMGTSTCDMLIAPHEDMEGKLIKGICGQVDGSVVPGMMGLEAGQSAFGDVYAWFKEILLWPVQNSRVIDDETRQKLLDELDDSLIQELEKAASENLTVDNDKYLVALDWLNGRRTPDANQNLTSAIEGMNLGTTAPDMYRALVESTCFGAKAIVNRFEEEGIPIKGIIGMGGVAKKSAYVMQMLSDVLNMPINIVKSDQAVALGAAMFGATAAGIFSSVEEAVEAMGAGFEKTYEPNPKMVDHYREKYESYQSLAQTVEERIANKK from the coding sequence ATGAGTTCAGCCAAAACAAAATATGTAATTGGGGTTGACTTCGGGACGGATTCAGTTCGGTCAGTGCTCATCAGTACCGGCGGGAAATATATCGGGGATGCCGTTCATTATTATAGCCGCTGGAAAGAGGGGTTATATTGCGATGCGTCAGCGAATCAATTCCGCCAGCACCCGCTCGATTACCTGGAAGGATTGACGGAGACGATTACTCAGGTTTTGGATAAAGCGGGCGATGAAATCAGAAAAAATGTAATAGCTATTTCGGCTGATACAACCGGCTCAACTCCGGTAGCTGTCAATAAACAGGGAACGCCTTTGGCATTGACTGAAGGATTTGAAGAGAATCCCAACGCAATGTTCATTCTCTGGAAAGATCATACAGCGATTAAAGAAGCTGAAGAGATCAATGAACTGGCGGCAAATTGGGAGATCGATTATACAAAATATGTGGGTGGTGTGTACTCCTCCGAATGGTTCTGGGCAAAAATTTTACATACGCTTCGTGTGGATGAAAAAGTAAGGCAAAGTGCCTGGAGCTGGGTAGAACATTGCGACTGGATTCCTTTCGAGCTAACCGGCGGAGATGATATCACAAATATGAGAAGAAGCCGTTGCGCAGCCGGACATAAAGCGATGTGGCATGAAGAGTTTAATGGTTTGCCAGGCCAGGATTTTTTAAGTGAATTGGATCCGCTGCTGGATGGAATTCGAAGTCGCATGTTTAAGGATACATACACCGCTGATCAGCCTGTCGGTACACTTTCTAAAGAATGGGCAAAGAAACTTCGACTTAGTGAACAAGTTGTGGTGGGCGTGGGCGCATTCGATGCCCACATGGGTGCCGTAGGTGGAGAGATAGAACCCTATTACCTGAGCAAGGTAATGGGCACCTCCACTTGCGACATGCTCATTGCTCCGCACGAAGATATGGAAGGAAAGCTCATAAAAGGAATTTGCGGACAGGTTGACGGATCTGTTGTTCCCGGAATGATGGGGCTCGAAGCCGGTCAGTCTGCGTTTGGGGATGTGTATGCGTGGTTCAAAGAAATTCTTCTCTGGCCGGTTCAAAACAGCCGGGTGATTGATGATGAAACCAGGCAAAAGCTACTCGATGAGCTGGATGATTCATTAATTCAAGAATTGGAAAAAGCCGCTTCAGAAAATCTCACCGTTGATAATGATAAATACCTTGTTGCGCTGGACTGGCTCAACGGCCGCCGTACTCCGGATGCCAATCAAAATCTAACCTCAGCCATTGAAGGGATGAATCTTGGAACCACCGCGCCGGATATGTACCGGGCATTGGTTGAATCGACCTGTTTCGGTGCGAAAGCGATTGTGAATCGATTTGAGGAGGAAGGGATTCCAATTAAAGGAATTATCGGGATGGGAGGTGTGGCGAAGAAATCTGCTTATGTGATGCAGATGTTAAGCGATGTGCTCAATATGCCGATTAATATTGTAAAATCGGATCAAGCGGTTGCGTTAGGAGCAGCGATGTTTGGCGCAACGGCCGCAGGAATTTTTTCGAGTGTTGAAGAAGCTGTTGAAGCGATGGGAGCAGGTTTTGAAAAAACGTATGAGCCGAATCCCAAAATGGTTGATCACTATCGCGAAAAGTATGAGAGTTATCAGTCTCTGGCTCAAACAGTAGAAGAAAGAATCGCTAACAAAAAATAG
- a CDS encoding alpha-L-arabinofuranosidase C-terminal domain-containing protein: MKKSICISLFLSLAIIFTSQAQDNKIIINADQEVSTISRHIYGHFAEHLGEGIYGGVWVGEDSDIPNTNGYRTDVLEALQHLEVPNIRWPGGCFADEYNWRDGIGPMDERPNSINTHWGMVIEDNSFGTHEFLNFTEMLGAEPVVAMNVGSGTPREMQNWIEYMNYDGDSDLANLRRENGRDEPWGVKYIGIGNESWGCGGNMDPAYYSDLYKRFATYVRDYSDTEITRVASGYSNEQYYWTDKVMEEASHMMDAISLHYYTIAGESWTNKGASVNFGEDLYFDGLRKALRLDEFIQGHKNRMDEYDPEGRVGLFVDEWGIWTDPIPGSNPGFLQQQNSLRDALIAAISLDIMNKHSDRVRMANIAQMVNVLQAVILTEGDQMIKTPTYHVFDLYRVHFDTELLQTNTNISSYGHNGEEIPSVSLTASKSDDGRINLTITNLDANNAQDVELDFRGIDDLGNVSSGKILTADEVSSVNTFDDPENVVLNDFSDHEMDGTMLSISLPSKSVVMLTIE; the protein is encoded by the coding sequence ATGAAAAAATCAATATGTATATCTCTATTTCTGAGTTTGGCAATTATATTTACAAGTCAGGCCCAGGATAATAAAATCATTATAAATGCCGACCAGGAAGTAAGCACTATCAGCCGCCATATTTATGGTCACTTTGCTGAGCATCTGGGCGAGGGGATCTACGGTGGTGTTTGGGTGGGTGAAGATTCCGATATCCCGAATACCAATGGCTATCGAACCGATGTACTGGAAGCTCTGCAGCATTTAGAAGTTCCCAATATTCGCTGGCCCGGCGGTTGTTTTGCGGATGAGTACAACTGGAGAGATGGAATTGGCCCGATGGATGAACGTCCAAATTCCATCAATACGCACTGGGGAATGGTGATTGAAGACAACAGTTTCGGAACTCATGAATTTTTGAACTTCACGGAAATGCTCGGAGCCGAGCCGGTTGTGGCGATGAATGTTGGGAGCGGCACTCCCCGCGAAATGCAAAACTGGATAGAGTACATGAACTACGATGGCGACAGCGATCTGGCAAATCTCCGTCGTGAAAATGGCCGAGATGAACCCTGGGGTGTGAAGTATATCGGTATTGGGAATGAGAGCTGGGGATGTGGCGGAAATATGGACCCCGCGTACTATTCTGATCTGTACAAACGATTTGCAACCTATGTACGCGACTACAGCGACACAGAAATTACAAGGGTAGCAAGCGGGTATTCCAACGAACAGTATTATTGGACGGACAAAGTAATGGAGGAGGCATCTCACATGATGGATGCTATCTCCCTCCATTACTATACTATTGCCGGAGAGAGCTGGACGAACAAAGGCGCTTCCGTCAATTTTGGAGAAGATCTTTACTTCGATGGACTTCGGAAGGCCCTACGCCTCGACGAATTTATTCAAGGCCATAAAAACCGGATGGACGAGTATGACCCGGAAGGACGTGTGGGGCTCTTTGTGGATGAATGGGGAATCTGGACCGATCCTATTCCAGGTTCAAACCCCGGATTTTTACAGCAACAAAACTCACTTCGGGATGCGCTGATCGCCGCCATTTCACTGGATATTATGAATAAGCACAGCGACCGCGTTCGGATGGCAAATATCGCACAAATGGTAAATGTGCTTCAGGCAGTGATTTTGACGGAAGGCGATCAAATGATCAAAACACCTACCTATCATGTGTTTGATCTCTATCGTGTTCATTTTGATACCGAACTGCTTCAAACAAATACAAACATTTCCAGCTACGGACACAATGGTGAGGAGATTCCGTCTGTCAGCTTAACTGCTTCTAAAAGCGACGATGGACGGATTAACCTCACCATTACAAATTTAGATGCGAATAATGCCCAGGATGTTGAGCTCGATTTTCGTGGAATTGATGATCTTGGAAATGTCTCATCAGGAAAAATTCTTACGGCTGATGAAGTTAGTTCCGTGAATACATTTGACGATCCGGAGAATGTTGTTTTGAATGATTTTAGTGATCATGAAATGGATGGAACCATGCTCTCGATCTCGCTTCCATCCAAATCTGTAGTAATGTTGACCATTGAATAA
- the araD gene encoding L-ribulose-5-phosphate 4-epimerase AraD: protein MVIVDFDANVVEGDLRPSSDTKTHAVLYKHWPEIGGIAHTHSTYATAWAQSLKDIPILGTTHADHLTVDVPCAPPMADEMIEGNYEHQTGFQILNLFEERNLSYKEVEMMLVGNHAPFTWGDSAGKAVYNSAVLEQLAEMAFLSLQIDPDVSRMKDSLIKKHYDRKHGDDAYYGQE, encoded by the coding sequence ATGGTGATTGTAGATTTTGATGCGAATGTGGTTGAAGGCGATCTTCGTCCCTCATCTGACACAAAAACTCACGCCGTTCTCTACAAACACTGGCCTGAAATTGGCGGAATTGCCCACACGCATTCCACTTATGCAACGGCTTGGGCTCAGTCTCTGAAAGATATCCCGATTCTTGGTACCACCCATGCCGATCACCTGACGGTAGATGTTCCTTGTGCTCCGCCAATGGCCGATGAGATGATCGAAGGAAATTATGAACACCAAACGGGATTCCAGATTCTGAATCTGTTTGAGGAGCGAAATCTATCCTACAAAGAAGTAGAGATGATGTTGGTGGGAAATCACGCACCGTTTACCTGGGGTGATTCGGCCGGAAAAGCGGTTTATAATAGTGCCGTTTTGGAACAGTTGGCCGAGATGGCGTTCCTCAGTTTACAGATCGATCCGGATGTTTCGCGCATGAAGGATTCGCTCATCAAAAAACATTACGACCGCAAGCACGGCGATGACGCCTATTACGGCCAGGAATAA
- a CDS encoding aldose epimerase family protein → MKIGKEKIVQFSAFLVLMTAFFACTSEQNQMAEQQVETEEFGAMDDGSTVQLFTLTNSNGMEVSITNYGGIVTSIKVPDEDGNIENVVLGFDNLEQYKSGHPFFGAIAGRYANRIANGQFELNGETYQLATNDGENHLHGGEEGFDKKLWDAEVNEDENSVTLSYLSPDGEEGYPGNLDVEVTYTLTEENELRIDYHATTDKATVVNLTNHSYFNLSGDPSQGILDHLLMIHADRYTPVDEGLIPTGELRPVEGTPFDFTEPETVGARIESIPPGYDHNFVLNDPNSGIRQIATVEHEESGRIMEVYTDQPGVQLYTGNFLDGSLTGHHGVPIEQYAALCLETQTFPDSPNKPDFPSAVLNPGETYETTTIYQFKVSE, encoded by the coding sequence ATGAAAATAGGAAAAGAAAAAATAGTTCAGTTTTCTGCATTTTTGGTTCTGATGACAGCTTTTTTTGCTTGTACATCGGAACAGAATCAAATGGCTGAACAACAGGTTGAAACAGAGGAGTTTGGAGCGATGGATGACGGATCAACAGTACAACTGTTTACATTAACAAATTCAAACGGTATGGAAGTTTCCATTACCAATTACGGTGGAATTGTCACTTCAATAAAAGTGCCTGATGAAGATGGAAATATCGAGAATGTTGTGCTTGGTTTTGATAATCTGGAACAGTATAAATCAGGCCATCCATTTTTTGGGGCTATTGCCGGCCGATATGCCAACAGGATTGCCAACGGCCAATTTGAACTCAATGGCGAAACCTATCAACTCGCAACAAACGATGGGGAGAATCATCTCCACGGAGGTGAAGAAGGGTTCGATAAAAAGCTTTGGGATGCGGAAGTTAATGAGGATGAAAATTCAGTTACGCTCAGTTACCTCAGTCCCGACGGCGAAGAGGGATATCCCGGAAACCTGGATGTGGAGGTTACCTATACTCTAACTGAGGAGAACGAACTACGAATTGATTACCACGCTACAACCGACAAGGCAACAGTCGTTAATTTAACCAACCATTCTTATTTCAATCTAAGTGGTGATCCGTCACAGGGTATTTTGGATCATCTCTTAATGATTCATGCGGATAGATACACTCCGGTTGATGAAGGCCTGATTCCTACCGGAGAACTGCGTCCTGTAGAAGGAACACCCTTTGATTTTACCGAACCTGAAACTGTGGGTGCTCGCATTGAGTCAATACCACCGGGATACGATCACAACTTTGTTTTGAATGATCCCAATTCAGGCATTCGACAAATTGCCACGGTTGAACATGAAGAGTCCGGCCGCATTATGGAAGTGTATACGGACCAACCCGGAGTTCAGCTATACACCGGCAACTTTTTGGATGGAAGTTTAACGGGTCACCACGGCGTGCCAATTGAACAGTATGCAGCTCTTTGCCTGGAAACCCAGACTTTTCCCGATTCCCCCAACAAACCTGATTTTCCATCAGCAGTGTTAAATCCAGGCGAAACGTATGAAACCACTACAATCTACCAGTTTAAAGTAAGTGAATAG
- a CDS encoding class II aldolase/adducin family protein has translation MGKYDSIKQAAYDANMQIDELGLVLFTFGNVSAADRDEEVFAIKPSGVPYADLTPDKDGDCRF, from the coding sequence ATGGGCAAATACGATTCCATCAAACAGGCCGCCTACGATGCCAATATGCAGATTGACGAATTGGGATTGGTTCTGTTTACCTTTGGTAATGTCAGTGCTGCCGATCGGGATGAAGAAGTGTTTGCCATCAAACCAAGCGGTGTTCCGTATGCGGATTTAACGCCGGATAAAGATGGTGATTGTAGATTTTGA
- the ffh gene encoding signal recognition particle protein has translation MLIILPDVRIFGDSAIFEILLLLKCTCVMFEDLSSKIESAVQSLKGQARITDVNIAETVREIRRALLDADVNLEVARQFTNDIKEHVMGSDVLTSVNPGQQFTKIVYDEMVKILGEERSDIAVAQNPPTVILIAGLQGSGKTTFSAKLARYLKQENNRNPILAAADVYRPAAVDQLKTLAGEIDVPVYSIEQKDAVRVAKEAVSMAKSLALDTVIIDTAGRLHVDEKMMDEVAEIKSSVEPDEILFIVDAMTGQDAVNTAKAFNETIDFDGVVLTKMDGDTRGGAALSIRSVVEKPIKFMSTGEKLDALSPFYPDRLAQRILGMGDVVSLVEKAQQEYDEKQAKKLQKKITSDKFDLVDFYDQIQKIKKMGDISDLVGMIPGAGKAVEDADLSEDTFKPIEAIINSMTPEERHNPEILNGTRRRRIANGSGTSVREINQLIKQFNQMKKMMKSMSNMGKMGQAMQGLKNLPFGK, from the coding sequence ATGTTGATAATACTTCCGGATGTACGTATTTTTGGAGACTCTGCAATATTTGAAATACTACTTCTACTTAAATGTACCTGTGTAATGTTTGAAGATTTGTCTTCTAAAATAGAATCAGCCGTACAGTCCCTGAAAGGTCAGGCGCGTATCACTGATGTAAACATCGCCGAAACCGTTCGGGAGATCAGAAGAGCTCTCCTCGATGCAGATGTAAACCTTGAAGTTGCCCGCCAGTTTACCAACGATATTAAAGAACACGTGATGGGCTCGGATGTTCTGACAAGTGTAAACCCCGGGCAGCAGTTTACCAAGATTGTGTACGACGAGATGGTGAAAATTCTGGGAGAAGAGCGCTCAGATATCGCCGTAGCTCAAAATCCACCGACCGTTATTTTGATTGCAGGATTACAGGGATCGGGGAAAACAACGTTTTCAGCAAAGCTTGCACGCTATCTTAAACAAGAGAATAATCGAAATCCAATTTTAGCCGCAGCCGACGTTTATCGTCCCGCGGCAGTTGACCAACTCAAAACACTGGCCGGTGAAATTGATGTTCCGGTCTATTCCATTGAACAGAAAGATGCCGTTCGGGTAGCAAAAGAGGCGGTATCGATGGCGAAAAGTTTGGCACTTGATACGGTAATTATTGACACCGCCGGCCGCCTGCATGTGGATGAGAAGATGATGGATGAGGTAGCAGAGATTAAGAGTTCGGTTGAGCCGGATGAAATCCTGTTCATCGTAGATGCCATGACCGGCCAGGATGCGGTAAACACAGCAAAAGCATTTAACGAAACCATCGACTTTGATGGTGTGGTTTTAACAAAGATGGATGGCGACACCCGCGGCGGTGCTGCACTTTCTATCCGTTCGGTTGTTGAAAAACCTATTAAATTTATGAGTACCGGTGAAAAGCTCGACGCGCTTTCACCATTTTATCCCGACCGGCTTGCACAGCGAATTTTGGGGATGGGTGATGTAGTTTCCCTTGTGGAAAAAGCCCAGCAGGAGTACGACGAGAAACAAGCCAAAAAACTCCAGAAAAAAATAACTTCTGACAAATTTGATCTTGTTGATTTTTACGATCAAATCCAGAAAATCAAAAAGATGGGAGACATTTCTGATTTAGTAGGAATGATTCCCGGAGCCGGAAAAGCTGTTGAAGATGCAGATTTAAGTGAAGATACATTCAAACCTATCGAGGCGATTATCAATTCCATGACACCGGAAGAGCGACATAACCCGGAAATATTGAATGGAACCCGTCGCCGCCGAATTGCAAACGGTTCTGGTACAAGTGTTCGCGAGATCAATCAGTTGATCAAGCAGTTCAACCAGATGAAGAAGATGATGAAGTCGATGAGCAATATGGGTAAAATGGGTCAGGCAATGCAGGGACTCAAAAATCTGCCTTTCGGCAAATAA
- a CDS encoding ferritin-like domain-containing protein, with product MSLINFLDQFNDKELDSEAKDKFLSRKDALGKMTDFSKKLALSAIPLGAISAFSTPAKAQSTENLIGVLNYALTLEHLENEFYAMGNNQTGLIPSGKEADIFMQIGKHEQQHVDFLLDTIDTLGGTPIEKPEFDFTVGGAFDPFNVYDQFLALSQAFEDTGVRAYKGQAPAVQGAPQVLTAALAIHSVEARHASEVRRLRGLKGWITQAERGAGMPEATQAVYAGEDQTSQLGVEVTSVTDVDADGVTEAWDEFLTMEDVTNIASLFISS from the coding sequence ATGAGTTTAATTAATTTTTTAGATCAGTTTAACGACAAAGAGCTCGATTCAGAAGCGAAGGACAAATTCCTGAGCCGAAAAGATGCGTTAGGAAAGATGACCGATTTCAGCAAAAAGCTTGCATTATCGGCCATACCACTGGGGGCTATTTCTGCTTTCTCAACACCGGCAAAAGCACAATCCACAGAGAACCTGATAGGAGTTTTAAATTATGCATTGACCCTGGAGCATCTTGAAAATGAATTCTATGCAATGGGGAATAATCAAACCGGTTTAATTCCAAGTGGCAAAGAAGCAGATATCTTCATGCAGATTGGCAAACACGAACAACAGCATGTGGATTTTCTGCTTGATACGATTGATACCCTGGGTGGAACCCCAATCGAAAAACCTGAATTCGATTTTACAGTAGGCGGTGCGTTTGATCCGTTTAACGTGTACGATCAGTTCCTGGCACTTTCACAAGCATTTGAAGACACCGGAGTTCGTGCGTATAAAGGTCAGGCGCCAGCCGTTCAGGGAGCTCCACAAGTATTGACCGCAGCCCTGGCTATTCATTCCGTAGAGGCACGCCATGCATCAGAAGTGCGAAGACTCCGGGGCTTGAAAGGATGGATTACTCAAGCTGAACGCGGTGCAGGCATGCCTGAAGCAACGCAGGCGGTTTATGCCGGTGAAGATCAGACCTCACAATTAGGAGTTGAAGTTACATCCGTGACGGATGTTGATGCTGATGGTGTGACTGAAGCGTGGGATGAATTCCTGACAATGGAAGACGTAACAAACATCGCCAGTTTATTTATCTCTTCGTGA
- a CDS encoding NUDIX domain-containing protein → MSPKQYENIDRFPVALDTIIFGFDRENLKLLLIKRDFEPEKGKWSLMGGFLEVDESLDEAASRILKKLTGLRNIYLEQLYGFGEIDRDPVERTISIAYYSLINIHDHDKELSRKIQCPLVPD, encoded by the coding sequence GTGTCTCCAAAACAATACGAAAATATTGATCGGTTCCCGGTTGCTCTTGATACCATAATTTTCGGTTTCGACCGGGAAAACCTCAAGCTGTTGCTGATAAAAAGGGATTTTGAACCTGAGAAAGGAAAGTGGTCATTGATGGGCGGATTTCTCGAAGTGGATGAAAGCCTCGATGAGGCTGCTTCAAGAATCCTTAAAAAACTAACCGGGTTACGAAATATTTACCTGGAGCAGCTATATGGATTTGGTGAAATTGACCGTGACCCGGTTGAACGAACCATTTCCATCGCCTACTACTCATTGATAAACATTCACGATCACGACAAGGAGCTTAGTAGAAAAATACAGTGCCCGCTGGTTCCCGATTGA
- a CDS encoding cupin domain-containing protein, whose product MPVYKSDNKHGKEIAPGVFRKIAHLEKIMAATIEFTGGPMDQPDKPHSHPHEQVSYVAAGSLYLFLGEEKHLLEEGDLFLVPSNVPHSIQTLSEKVKLVDVFTPLREEFLTD is encoded by the coding sequence ATGCCTGTATATAAATCCGACAATAAACATGGTAAAGAAATTGCTCCCGGGGTATTCCGTAAAATTGCTCATCTTGAGAAGATAATGGCGGCAACTATTGAATTTACCGGGGGACCGATGGACCAGCCCGATAAGCCTCATTCCCATCCACACGAACAAGTGAGTTATGTAGCGGCAGGATCTCTCTATCTTTTTTTAGGAGAGGAAAAGCACTTGCTGGAAGAGGGAGATCTATTTTTAGTTCCATCAAATGTTCCTCACAGCATTCAAACGCTTTCAGAAAAAGTAAAACTGGTGGACGTTTTTACTCCTTTACGAGAGGAATTTCTTACAGACTAA
- a CDS encoding ferritin-like domain-containing protein, translating into MSDVNKNFLDETKNRGLSRKKFLKYAGTSAATVLAFGLAACSDDNPMGVDDDENENEMVNLGSGDVGVLNYAYALEQLEAAFYIAVLDSAYSGMSAEEGQIMEDLRNHEVAHRDWFQAAISSVAPNGIIPGLTPDFSSVDFSDRASVLGTAQAFEDLGVSAYNGAGQLIENTDYLVEAGKIVSVEARHASAIRSLIGSSNTSFAGDDIIDGNGLELTRTPNEVLGMAQNFITEQIDGSNLPQPQ; encoded by the coding sequence ATGTCTGACGTAAATAAGAACTTTTTGGATGAAACAAAGAACAGGGGATTATCGAGAAAGAAATTCCTGAAGTATGCCGGAACATCAGCAGCTACTGTTTTAGCATTTGGCCTGGCTGCTTGCAGTGATGATAACCCCATGGGTGTGGACGACGATGAAAACGAGAATGAGATGGTAAATCTCGGCTCGGGAGATGTTGGGGTATTGAATTATGCATATGCTCTCGAACAGCTCGAAGCAGCTTTCTACATTGCTGTTTTGGATTCTGCTTATAGCGGAATGAGCGCCGAGGAGGGACAAATTATGGAAGATTTACGAAATCACGAAGTGGCCCACAGGGACTGGTTCCAGGCTGCTATTTCAAGTGTTGCACCAAACGGCATTATTCCCGGCCTGACACCTGATTTCAGCTCGGTTGATTTTTCTGATCGTGCAAGTGTACTTGGCACAGCCCAGGCTTTCGAAGATTTGGGAGTTTCTGCTTACAACGGCGCGGGACAACTCATCGAAAATACAGATTATCTCGTGGAAGCAGGTAAAATTGTATCTGTTGAGGCACGGCACGCCTCTGCTATTCGATCTCTCATTGGCAGCAGCAATACTTCATTTGCAGGTGATGACATCATCGACGGAAATGGACTTGAGTTGACAAGAACCCCAAACGAAGTTCTTGGAATGGCTCAAAACTTCATTACCGAGCAGATCGATGGAAGTAACCTGCCACAACCTCAATAA